The following nucleotide sequence is from Bacteroidota bacterium.
TATGTGAAGGCCGAAATGAATAACATAATTGGTTTGGATAATATTCCAAACAATACTGTTTTCAATATATCAGTTCCCCTAAACGAACTAAACGGATATTTTTATGGCGATGGCCGCTGGACCACTTCAGTACAATCGAATAATGGTGTTATCGAATTCGATGTGCCTGCGAATGCAGATGGAGTAACTGTATATGTGGATATGGTTGGTTTTGAATCGGATTATACAGATGGTGGGGTAGTTACTGAAAAGAGATTCTATGAATACAATGGCGTTTTCTATGGAATTATCACTGGAAGCAACAATGTAGATGTAATTTATCCTAACTATAACGTACTTAACATACTTAATTAATCAGCAGATAAGTTTTACTGGAACAATTGAAAAATTGCACCCAGTTGCTTACAGCCAGATAATTTAATAACCATAAGACAAAATCAAGGCAGGTTTTACTAGCTGTCTCAGGTTGTCGAAAAAAACATATACATGATGAAAAAAATAAGTTCCATATTCTTTCTGCTGGGCATTAGCCTGTTTGTGCTTGCCCAGGAAGAAACTCCTGCTGAAGAAGCACCACAACCAAAAAAAGAAGCAAGCAGCTTTTTACCTGCTGAAGGAGACTTTGCCATAGGAGTAGATGCAATGCCCTACCTCGAATTTCTGGGCAACATGTTCAGCGGACACGATCAACGCAATACTCTTAACGTAGGTCAATCCACCATTTATGGTAAATACTACCTGAATCCGGATGCTGCCTTACGTGCTGAACTCTTTATAAACAAAAACACCTATAACGATGTAAATTATGTGCAGAACGATGCACTTTTTAACTCCGACCCTACTGCACAGGTCGAAGACTTGCGCCTCACAAAATACAATAGCATTGGTTTTGGTGCCGGGTATCAAAAATACCGTGGCTATGGCAAATTAAGAGGTACTTATGGTGTATTGGCTTCTTATTACCTCAATAAGTACACTACCGAATACACCTGGGGCAACCAGATGTCTGCCTCGAATACAAACCCCACTTCTACCAATTGGTATGGTGCCGGTAGTAATCCTGCTGAACGCAACCTAACTGAAGCAACTTATGGAAACACAACTTTAGGCCTTGGCTTAATAAGTGGTATTGAATACTTTATACTTCCAAAAATTTGCCTGGGTGGTGAATTTGGTATTTATTACAACTACACCTGGAACGGACAAGAAAGTTATACCTACGAAGTGGTTCAGCAAGGTGTTGTGCAGGAATACGATCAAGCAGTAGATCCAAAAGAATCTTCTTCATCACTGAACACCAGAGTTTATAATGCGGCCAATACCGGTGGCAGAATCTATCTCCTTTTCCATTTTTAAGAAATTTCTATCAACCATAATAACCCGGTGCATGAATAATGCCCGGGTTTTTTTATGCCCAAAACATCAGCCTTTCCTAAGAAATTGCTTGCAGTTCAGTCCATAAACCCTCTTCGAATCAGAAAATATAAACCTTGGTGCTATTTAAAATGATGCTAAATAAGTAAAATCTTTCACTGTATAAAATTGATAATGTGTTTTTTACAAAATACTCATCGCTGAGGAGTTTCCAGAAATTAAAGTGCCTCAACAAAGGACTATCAACAAAGAGACGGTGTTGATAAGGCCATGTCGGCAATTTTTTTAAATTTGTTTTCGACAAAAAATCCACCTGAAAGGAATTGAAAAATCAATATTAACAAAAACCCCTTACTAATTATGGAAAATATCTCTGTGGTCATTCCATTGCTATCAGCCGCCGGGGCGATTCTGGCACTGATATTTGCAATGTTTTTCTTCAAAAATATGATGAAAAACTCCGAGGGTACTCCCCGGATGATTGAAATTGCGCAACACGTGCGCGAAGGTGCCATGGCATATCTTAGCCGGCAATACAAGGTAGTAGGCATGGTGTTTATTGTACTCGTTCTGTTACTTACTGTGCTTGCCTACATGGGCGTGCAAAACCCTTTTGTACCAGTAGCCTTTTTAACAGGTGGTTTTTTCTCCGGACTTTGCGGTTTTTTGGGTATGAAAACTGCCACCAATGCTTCGGCCCGTACGGCGCATGGTGCTTCGCAGTCGCTCAATAAAGGCCTACAGATTGCCTTCCGCTCAGGTGCCGTGATGGGGCTTGTGGTTGTTGGATTTGCCTTACTTGATATTGCCCTCTGGTTCCTGATGCTCGACAGAGTTATTTTTACACCGGAAAACATGGCCAATGGCCTTGAATTTCTGGGTCTTCATTTTGTACATGCCGGTACTACCGATACTCAAAAATACATTGAGATAACAGCTACCATGCTTACATTTGGTATGGGTGCCTCCACTCAAGCCCTATTTGCACGCGTAGGCGGCGGTATATACACTAAAGCTGCCGATGTGGGTGCCGACCTGGTTGGTAAAGTGGAAGCAGGAATTCCGGAAGATGATCCGCGCAACCCTGCCACCATTGCCGATAACGTGGGCGATAATGTGGGCGATGTAGCTGGTATGGGTGCCGACCTGTACGAGTCATATGCTGGTTCCATTCTTGCTACCTCCGCCCTTGGTGCTGCGCTGATTGGCTCCAAAGAAATCAGTCAGATACAGGCTGTCACTGCCCCTATGCTGGTATCAGCCATTGGAGTTATACTATCCATTGTGGGCATTTTTATGGTACGCACCAAAGAATCTGCTTCACAGAAAAACCTTCTTAGAGCTTTGTTCATTGGCACTTTTGGTAGTTCAGTACTCATATTACTTGCTGTAGCTGGTCTGGCCGCTGCAGGTTGGATTACCTGGGGTGTATTTGGTTCTGTGGTTTCCGGTTTGCTTGCCGGTGTAATTATTGGCCAGGGCACCGAGTATTTTACTTCCGATGAGTATAAACCCACGCAAGGTATTGCAAACCAGGCTAACCAAGGTCCTGCCACCACCATCATCGATGGTATCGCGGTGGGTATGTATTCAACCTGGATACCTGTAGTGACTATTGTGGCTGGTATTCTTGCAGCTTATGGATTCGCTGGCGGTTTTGAAAATTTCTCCGAAGGAGTGTATGGTATTGGCTTTGCTGCTGTGGGTATGCTCTCCACTTTGGGAATTACCCTTGCTACGGATGCCTTTGGACCCATTGCCGACAACGCAGGTGGAAATGCCGAAATGAGCGAATTACCCAAAGAAGTGCGTGAGCGTACTGATGCCCTCGATATGCTTGGTAACACCACTGCTGCAACCGGAAAAGGCTTTGCAATTGGTTCGGCTGCGCTTACTGCAATGGCCCTCTTGGCTGCTTATATGGAAGAAATTCGCCTGTGGCTGGGTAAAATGGCCTCCAGTACAGGTGGCTGGGTTATCAAAGGAGATGTAGTTTTCTTCCGCGAGATACAACCAGCTGCAGAAGCTGTACAACAAAAAATGAATCTTGCAGCAGAAAGAGTAGCTGATCTGGAATTCGTTCAGCTCTCCACTGCTACCATCAACGATTTTGTGCAGGCCTATGACCTGACTATTTTTAACCCCATGCTACTGGGCGGATTGTTTATTGGCTCCATGATGTCGTTTGTATTTTGCGCTATGACCATGAAAGCTGTGGGACGCGCAGCTGGTGCAATGGTGGAGGAAGTAAGACGCCAATTCCGCGAAATACCTGGTATTATGGAAGGTACAGGCAAGCCTGAATATGCTAAATGTGTGGCTATTTCTACCAAGGGAGCTCAACGCGAAATGCTTGTTCCCTCACTTTTGGCCATCGCTGTGCCTGTTACCGTTGGCCTTGTTCTGGGTGTTTCGGGTGTGGTAGGCCTTCTGGCAGGTGGTTTAACCACTGGGTTTACGCTAGCTAGTATGCTCAATAACTCGGGAGGAGCCTGGGATAACGCCAAAAAATACATCGAAAAAGGAAACTTTGGCGGCAAGGGCAGCGAAGCTCACAAAGCCGGTGTGGTAGGCGATACGGTAGGAGATCCTTTTAAAGATACTTCAGGCCCATCACTTAACATACTTATCAAGCTAATGACCATGGTGGCGGTGGTAATGTCCGGACTCACAGTGGCATTCAGCTTCTTTGGATAAACCTAAATCAATTTATATATCGTGAAAAAGCCCGGTTCAGAAATGACCGGGCTTTTTTTAATATGAAAAGAAGGAAAAGTGGGTTTGGAATGTATTTTTATTTGCTATAGAAAGCTAATGAAGAAACGTTGCATATTCTGAACTGGCATAATTGTCATTAATACAAGAACTTATGCCATCAACTCTTATTAACGCTAAACTCTGGTTATACAATATCAGCATAGATCAGGTTTTTCTCGGTATAATAAACCGATAGTTCTTGAGTTAAACCGCTGGAATACAATCTTTCAGAGAATTCGTAATCGTTAACCAGTTCATCTTCGCGCAATAGTATGCTAAAATCTGCCATAACGTATGTGATTAGGTACATGGCAAATCTAAGCAACTGGTATTAAGTAGGTATTAAAAGTAGATTAAGATTAAAAGAAGGAATAAATTCCTATTCACACAATTCTGTAATGATAAATCGGTATCAACTTAATTATGTGCTGTTTATAACAGAAATGACGGGTAAGTAGGGGAATTGGAACTGTAAATGCTTTGAACGAAATATCAGGCGTATTTCGTAAAATCCATGATAAAATTTTCGCGCTGAAAGATGTGAACTGGCTTAAAAACTCCACTTTTCACAACTTTTTGTCCATTGGTCAAACGAATTTCGAAATTACCGCAAAAACTTTTGGCATCGAGAAAGCCATTTACCACAATGCCTTTCTTGATATCCTTGTAACTGATAAACTTTTTCGATTCCACAATCATGCTGGTCTTAAACACTTATAAATGAATATTTAAACTTCGTTTAGCTCTTACACAACACATTACCGATTAATATCGAAAATGCATCAACACATAGCATCGTGCAAATAACTTCACCTTTTGCTTCGTTGAATCAGTAAAAAAATGGGTTTGTAGGTGTGGGGTAAGGCGCCCCAAATATACAACAGCTTTCTGAAATTTCTGTTCAAAGTGTTTAAAAACAAATACAAATACTTATTTCGACCAACTTTCGAGAATCGAATAGGCTATCAGATCGCCTTTTTGATAAGTCTCAGACCTTACAACGCCTATTCCTTCGGCATACCACGAAACTGTATTGACAGTAAATCGGATGATGCTTTCAGTCTGCACATCTTCCTTAATTTTGATGCATTCGAAACTACCAGCAGGCGTGGTAATGGTTTCGGTAGCTTCTACCAAACGGTTAAATACTTTTATTTTGAAGGAGAGTGCCATGGGTGTAGGATCGGCTGTAGTAAAATTGATGAATCCCTCTTTTAGCTGATCGCCGGGTTTCAGGTTGGATGGAATTTCAAGGTCTTCCATGCTTACTTTCATCGATGCTTCGTTATAGGTAGAAGACTGCTCGGGAGGCATCATGGAATTCATATCGATATAAAAATTGTCGTTTTCGCAGCGAAATGTTAATTCGCTTATCGCCTGATCTTTCCCTTTATCATCGGTCACAATTTGTTTCAGCTGATAAGTGGTTCCATTATCGGTTTTCTGAACCTTTGTTACCTCCTGGCTCACTTTTCCGGTAAGCTTGTCTTTTTTATTGTAATTGGCTCTTACAATTTTTGCGCCTTCGGTGTATGGTATAAATACTTTGCAATCCTGCGCTGACAAAGTAAAAACTGAAGATAGAAGCACTGCCAGGGTAAAAAAATATTTTTTCATTTGGTTTGAATTAGTATTTTGAATGTATGAAATTAGGGAATGTTTTCGTAATTGTCAAAACAAGTTGCCTTCGTCTAAAATCCAATAATGGTTGCAGGGAAAAGCCAGCTGGTTTTATAACTTTAGCCTGAAAAGCTGATTAACCCTTGCAATAAATACAGTATCCAATTTATGACACCCCTCGACATTTCTCTTCCGGATTTTTCGGCTATACAAATGGCTGCCCGTTTAATAGCACCTTACATTCACCGTACACCGGTTTTGCATTCGCAAATAATTAACCAATTAACTCATAGCCAATTGTATTTTAAATGCGAGAATTTTCAGAAAGCCGGGGCCTTTAAATTTCGGGGGGCTGTCCATGCCTTGCTTCATAATCTCGAAAGCTCTGGTAAAAAGCCTGTTACCACGCATTCTTCGGGTAACCACGCCGGTGCACTGGCTAAAGCAGCAGGCATTCTGGGCATTGAGTGCATTGTGGTGATGCCAGAAAATGCCCCTCGCGTAAAAATTGCCGCGGTGCAACATTATGGCGCTACTATTCGTTTTTGCGCCCCAACCCTCGAAGCCCGCGAAAGCACCACCCGCCTGGTCATACAAGAGACGGGGGCAAGTCTCATCCACCCTTACAATAATTATTTCATTATTGCAGGTCAGGGAACAGCCGCACTTGAACTACTGACCAACCAACCCAGCCTCGACATTGTGATTGCCCCGGTGGGTGGTGGCGGACTTATGAGCGGAACTGCACTGGCAGCCAAAAGCTTAAACAAGAATATACAAGTCTATGGCGCTGAGCCCAAAGGTGCCGACGATGCATGGCAGTCCTTACAAGCTGGTAAAATTATGCCTCAGCAAAACCCAAACACCATTGCCGATGGCCTGCTTACCTCGCTGGGTGACCTCACCTTTGCTATTTTGTCGAAAAACTTAAACGGTATTTTTACTGTATCGGAAAAAGGTATTGTGGAGGCCATGAAGATGATCTGGCAATACATGAAAATTATTGTCGAGCCTTCGTCAGCTGTAACACTGGCAGCGGTGCTTGAATACCCCGATGTGTTCAGAAATAAAAAAACCGGAATCATTGTTTCGGGTGGCAATGTAGATTTTGAAAAGCTGCCTTTTTAAAAAACAAAATCCGGCATATCAAGCCTTGGAATGTTGCTCAGGGCAAAACAGGCTTCAACACACACACCAGAGGCAGGTGATCGGAAAAAGATACCCCGGGAGTAGCATAATGCGTGGCAATAAAAGTAGGATCGTGAAACACATAGTCGATTCGAAAAGAAGGCAACTTTCCCCGATAAGTGAGGCCTATGCCACTACCACTCTCGCGAAAGGCATCTTCCTTTTCGCCCAATAACTGGTGATAGGAATAGGATACCGGCGTGTCGTTAAAATCGCCACAAAGAATTACAGGATAGGGTGAAGCTTCGATGTGCCTTCGCACTACATCTACCTGATGTGCCCTGCGGATAAAGGCATCGCGAACTCTACCAGAAATATCTTTTACTTCATCGAAACGTTTTGCATTAGGGTAAGCCAGGCTATCCAACAAGGTGTAATTTTTATTCAGGTGAATACTCTGTAGGTGAAGGTTGTAAATACGAACCGTATCGTCCTGAAAGAGTACATCGCTGTAGATACAACTATTGTACGAATGATCGAACTGTATACTCCCCCTTCTGACAATAGGGTAACGGCTATAAGTGGCTACTCCGAATTTTCGTTTGTTCCGGTCCGAAGCGGTGGTATAGCGGATATGACTATAAGGGGTATGTTCCAACAAGCGGTTGGTATACTTTTCGGTTTCACCAACTACTTTAGTGTAAGTCGTAAACTCCTGAAAGCATACAATATCAGGTTTCTCAGAGTTAATCCAGGTGATAATGCTGTCGCGGTTAATAGCCTCGCCACTCCACTTATAGGTATTAAAAATACGTACATTGTAGCTAATCAATTTCAGATTTACTGAATCGACAGCCACCGGTGATTCAGACAAGTTAACCTGAATATACCGGCCCATGTTTCCAAAACCTGCCAGAATCACTATCACGCTAAGCCAGGCCTGCTTCTTGCGACGCCAGGTCCAGAAAGCCAGAAAAAACAGATTGATGAGCAACAGGTAAGGATAGGCCAGGCCGAAAAAAGCTATTGGCCAAAAACGAGCAGGTGAAATGTGGTTTGCAGCGTATGCCCCAATAAGAGCAAGGGCAAACAAGATGTTCACCTGGAAAAAAAACCTTTTTATAAATTCTTTCAAAAGTTCTGTGCAATTAATACTAACTCTGGCCGCCCATTTTAAACAAAATGTCCTTTTCTTTTTTACTAAGGCTCTCGTAACCAGATTGAGCAATTTTATCCAGTATGCGGTCTATTTCTTTCTGATTATCTACTTTACGCTTGTTGTATTCAAAGTCGTTCATGTGGCGGGCCTGATTCTTATAACTCACCCGCAATTTTGATTTTCGCTTAAAGAGCGAAGCAATCCAGTCGAAGAACTTCGAAAAGCTTTTTCCAATATCTTTTCCGCGTTTCATCTGCAGTGCAAATAAATAGCCATACATAGCCCCGCCCAAATGGGCCAGATGCCCCCCTGCATTTTCAGAAGCAATTTGCAACACATCGAGCACTACGTATACAAGGGCAATATAAATAAGTTTCACCGGCCCGATAAAGGGTATATACAACGTGTAAGAAGGGTTGTAAAACGAAATGGCCATCACCACCGCCATGATGGCAGCAGAGGCTCCCAGTGCCTGCCCCTCGCTAAGCCCGGGAAAAAGATTGTAAGCGAGCATAAACACGGCAGCACCGGAAATACCACCCAGCAAATAAGTAGTGAGCAATTGCTTGGGCGTGAGATACTGCAAGTAGATACGTCCAAACCAATAAAGTACCAGTATATTAAAAAGTATGTGCAAAAACCCAAAGTGCAGAAACATGTAAGAAAAAAGGGTCCAGGGTCGAAGCATAAGCATCCAGGGCTCGGAAGATACCATAAGGTAAGCCAGGTACTTCGACTGGAATATTAAGGCTTTCATGCCATGTTCTGAGGCTGGGGTAGCCAGAAAATAGAAAACATAGGCAAGCTTTACTAAAATAAAAACTCCCAGGTTAATATAAATAAGTTTTGTGAGTACGCTACCCTTCTTAAAAGATTCGCGCAGCTCGTTCATGATATTCGTTTCCATCGATTCGAATTAATTCGCTTTGCACAAAATTAAACAAAAAGCCTCAGGCATCTATGTTTTTGGTTTCCTAAGATATCGACATACAAATGCCCGAATAACCCGGAATTAATATACCGGTCGAATATGGTTCTTTTTCCAGTACCACACGAGCAAAAATCCGGCTATGGCTCCACCCAGGTGAGCAAAATGAGCAATGTTATCGAAGCGGAAGTTGGCTACTCCGAAAAATAATTCGGCCAGTGCATAAAAGGGAACCAGGTATTTCGCTTTTATAGGAACCGGAAAAAAGATAATCATGAGTTCCACATTCGGAAACAATACAGCAAAGGCTGCCAAAATACCTAAAACCGCACCAGAAGCGCCAACCATCTGGGCATTTTCCATAGTAAATACCATACGCTGGCACATAACCATAGCTTGCTGAAAATAACCTGCAGCGTCAGGATCGTTCATCCAATTCTGAGCCAGGCTTTTTACTTCGGGAGCCGTATCGAAATGGTATTTTTGAGCCAATTGCCAGAAAGCTTCCGCAGTGGGAAGTACATTCAACTCGGCAATGGCCGACACGAGCTTATGTATCTGCAGAGAATTGGCCCCAAGTTGAAGAAATGCAGCAGCCAGGCCTGAAACAAAATAAAGAATAAAGAATTTCTTGCTGCCCAATACACTTTCCAGTACACGTCCGAAAAGGTAAAGTCCAAACATATTAAAAAAGAGATGCCCCAGACCTCCGTGCATAAACATGTGGCTAATAAGCTGATAGGGCTGAAAAAAATCGGATTCCAGGTTGCGCAGCGACAAGTTTGACCCTAAGTCCCAATGCAAAAACCTGCCAATTAATGGACTAACAAAAAACAACACTACATTAATAATTAGTAAAATACGGGTTACCGGTGGTATTGTCGATAAAAAATTTCCCTGGCTACGATACATCTTTTAAGTATTATATGAATTAAAATTACCTGTCTTCGCAGGTGTTTTTATTGTAAATATTTTTCAAGCTCACCCAGGCTCACGATGCTCATGGTCTTTTTCCCACCCGGGGAATAGTTGGGGTTTTCGCAAGCAAAAAGTTCATCGACCAACGTCTGCATTTCGAGTAGCTTTAACGGACGATCGGTTGAAATGGCCGAGGCCTGGGCCAGCGAAACGGCTATGCGTTCTTTCTGGTTGCCCGATAATTTATTCTGACTTTGCTTATACTCTTCGAGCAATTGTTCGAGCAATTCAGTAGCAGAATGTGATCCGGCTGTTTCCGGAATACCACTCACCGCAAGGGTATTGCTTCCCAAATCGCCTAATTCAAAACCTATAGCATGCAATTCTTCCAAAATATCGAGCATGAGAAGATAGTCTTCGTGGTTCAGGTTTATTTTTTCTGGATAAAGCAGACGTTGGCATACCGCTTTATTATGCGCCATGTTTCTCAAAAATTTTTCGAAAAGTATACGCTCATGGGCTCGTTTCTGGTCGATAAGCATAAGGCCAGACTTCACAGGTGTTAGAATAAACCTGTTTTTCACTTGAAGGTATTGGTGTGTCTCTTTCAATTCGGGTAAAGAAGACTCGTGCTTGCTAAAAAGATTAGCCATTGGGGCAGTCTGAAAATTTTCCGCAGAAGGCTGGTAAAGATCCTGCCAACGCTCAGGAACAGGATTTGTGCCCTTTACAGGTTGGCCTTGTGCTTGGTTTGCAAAAGTTTTTCGTTGATCGTTAAAAGGATTAAAGGAATAATCCACAGGAATTTCCGGCATTCGGATTTCAGTTTCCGGACGCACCAAAGGGATATCGACTACGCCATACGTATCGAAATCGATGGAAGGCACAAAACTGCTTTTACCAAGAGCTTCTTTTACCGCGGCATTTAAAATCTGATAGAGTGCCTGCTCATTTTCAAATTTTATTTCGGTTTTGGTTGGGTGAATATTCACATCGATGGTTTGCGGATCGGCTTCGAAAAAGATAAAGTAACAAGGGTAATAATCTGACGGAAGTATGTTCTCAAAAGCCCGGCTCACCGCTTTATGAAAGTATGGATGGCGCATGTAGCGCTGGTTGATGAAAAAATACTGTTCGCCAGCCGTTTTGCGCGCCTGTTCGGGTTTACCTATATAACCACTGATATGGGCAAGACCTGTTTTGTTCTCGATATGGGTAAGGCTGGTGTTCATGTGCTTACCAAACAAATGAATGATACGTTGTCGCAGATTGGTGACTGGCAGATGAATGATCAGCTCGTCGTTATGGCTCAGGCTGAACTCGATATCGGGATGGCTTAGTGCGATGCGCTGAAACTCGGTAAGAATGTGCTTGAACTCGGTTGGATTGGCCTTTAAAAACTTACGTCGTGCAGGTACATTGTAAAAAAGGTTCTTCACAATAAAATTGCTGCCCTGTCCACAACTGATGGTTTCTTGTTTTTCGACTACCGAAGCAGCAAGACCTATTTCGGTGCCCAGTTCGCTGTCCGAAAGTCGCGTTTTAAGTGTGACATGCGCCACCGAAGCTATCGAGGCCAGGGCTTCGCCCCTGAATCCTTTGGTACGGATAGCAAACAGGTCGTCGGCCGAACGTATTTTCGATGTGGCATGCCTTTCGAAAGCCATGCGGGCATCGGTGGCAGACATTCCCATTCCGTTGTCGATTACCTGAATTAGGCTTCTACCCGCTTCTTTAACCAACACGTTAATTTCGCTGGCCCCGGCATCGACTGCATTCTCAACCAGTTCTTTTACCACCGAAGCCGGACGCTGTATCACCTCACCGGCAGCAATCTGGTTCGCGACAGCATCGGAAAGCAAGCGGATGATATCAGCCATGGAATATTGGTGCTATTTAGTAACTGGAAAGGAAAAACCACCCAGGAAATATAAGGCAAGTAGAATAAGAATTGTCACAATGACCAGTAACCGGATCCTGGAGCTCCGATTGCCTTTACGACGAGCCATTAGTTTTTGAGACATATAGCCTGGTGAAATTCTTGGCAGATATCCCGTTTCGCCAGATTCAAGACCCATTTCACTTTCGATACGCCTTTGCCGCTCCAAGGCTTCTTCTTTGGCCTGATTATAAAAACGCGGGGTATAACTGAATTGTTTCGGCTTAAAGGTTTTAAAGAATGAAACGCGCATGACACTATTTTTTACAAAGTTAATCTTTTAGCCAAAGTACAGGATATTCTATGGCACATTGCTGAGAAAAAAACATTACAAATAGTTTTTATCGTGCAATTCAAAGATCTTTCAGCTGTCTTTGCATAAGTATCTTCAAAATATTCGAAATAATTAGCCTCATCCTGAAAAATTGAATATAATTTTAAGGTTGAATTACGTTTATACTCTAACCCTCTCGCAACAAAATGGATTCTATCATTCAAAATTTCAAACAGGCAGCCCTGGTACTTGAAGAATTTATCTCGAATCAAAAAAATTTCGAAAAGATTCAGTCTGCTGGTGATGCCATGGTAATGGCATTGAAACAAGGCTACAAAATAATCAGTTGCGGCAACGGAGGGTCTATGAGCGATGCCATGCACTTTGCCGAAGAACTTACCGGTCGCTTTCGCGAAAACAGACCCTCGATGCCGGCCATTGCCATATCCGATCCGACTCACCTCACCTGTGTGGCCAATGATTTTGGATTCGATTATGTGTTCTCGCGCTATGTCGAAGGGCTTGGAGTTGCCGGTGATGTGCTTCTGGCAATAAGCACCAGTGGCAATAGTCCCAACTGCATTCTAGCTGCCGAAGCAGCCCGAAAAAAAGGCATGAAAGTAATTGGCCTAACTGGCAAATCGGGGGGTAAAATGGCTAGCCTTTGCGACATCGAACTCAGGGTTCCGCACGAGGGATATTCCGACAGGATACAGGAAATACATATTAAAATTATCCATTCCCTCATCCATTACATCGAACAAAAAATGAATGAAAACTGATTCGAAATATACATTTGTGCTGCTTCTTTTGCTGCTTTTCTTTGTTTCGGCATGCATCAAGGATGATATTGCACAGATCGAAGAGAATCTGATAATTACTCCGACTTATTCGATACCAGTCGGAACCAAGGGCTTTACTTTTGAGGAGTTAATGGAAAAAGAAAATCTCGATACTTTACTTTCCGACACCCTCGCCCCACCCGATTCTGTATTTATCTATCACAACTCGCCCTACCAGATTCCACCCACTGGATATTTCGATACCCTTCTGCTTTATTACTTCGATTTCAGCACCGTACAACAATGGGTCGATGATGCTACCTACCTGATGTTTCGTCTCAATATTGAGAATGAAATTCCTTCAGAAATGTTAGTTCAAACATCTTTTTTAGATATCGACGGGAATATTCTTTTCAATATTCTTACTCCCCCGGGGCTCACTCTGCTTCCGTCCACTCCCGATGGCCCTTATATACTTTCCCCTTACGATACCGAAGCTCTTACCCTCGAAGAAATTCAAAGCCTGCCTTCGGCCCGTTTTGTGCAAACTTATGTGCGGGTATTGCTGCAAAATCAAACTACTGGTGTGGTTTACCTTCCCGAAGAGTACATGAATGTGCAAATGGGGATAAGGATTGGACTGGAAAAAAATCTGGGTGAATAAGTCCATTGCCATATTAGTTGCCTTGTTGCTGACCTGTTATGCCTGGAATGCAAAAGCACAGCAGAGCCATTCGCTGTTTCTGATGCACTACCTGCCGCAAAGCAATCTCTTAAACCCCGCTGTGCCCATCAGCTGTAAATGGTACATTGGCCTGCCTGTTATTTCATCGCTGCATGTAAACTATGCCAACAGCGGCTTCTCCTACAACAACGTGTTCAAGCC
It contains:
- the lpcA gene encoding D-sedoheptulose 7-phosphate isomerase, yielding MDSIIQNFKQAALVLEEFISNQKNFEKIQSAGDAMVMALKQGYKIISCGNGGSMSDAMHFAEELTGRFRENRPSMPAIAISDPTHLTCVANDFGFDYVFSRYVEGLGVAGDVLLAISTSGNSPNCILAAEAARKKGMKVIGLTGKSGGKMASLCDIELRVPHEGYSDRIQEIHIKIIHSLIHYIEQKMNEN
- the mutL gene encoding DNA mismatch repair endonuclease MutL; amino-acid sequence: MADIIRLLSDAVANQIAAGEVIQRPASVVKELVENAVDAGASEINVLVKEAGRSLIQVIDNGMGMSATDARMAFERHATSKIRSADDLFAIRTKGFRGEALASIASVAHVTLKTRLSDSELGTEIGLAASVVEKQETISCGQGSNFIVKNLFYNVPARRKFLKANPTEFKHILTEFQRIALSHPDIEFSLSHNDELIIHLPVTNLRQRIIHLFGKHMNTSLTHIENKTGLAHISGYIGKPEQARKTAGEQYFFINQRYMRHPYFHKAVSRAFENILPSDYYPCYFIFFEADPQTIDVNIHPTKTEIKFENEQALYQILNAAVKEALGKSSFVPSIDFDTYGVVDIPLVRPETEIRMPEIPVDYSFNPFNDQRKTFANQAQGQPVKGTNPVPERWQDLYQPSAENFQTAPMANLFSKHESSLPELKETHQYLQVKNRFILTPVKSGLMLIDQKRAHERILFEKFLRNMAHNKAVCQRLLYPEKINLNHEDYLLMLDILEELHAIGFELGDLGSNTLAVSGIPETAGSHSATELLEQLLEEYKQSQNKLSGNQKERIAVSLAQASAISTDRPLKLLEMQTLVDELFACENPNYSPGGKKTMSIVSLGELEKYLQ